The following proteins are co-located in the Dermochelys coriacea isolate rDerCor1 chromosome 4, rDerCor1.pri.v4, whole genome shotgun sequence genome:
- the ATOH1 gene encoding protein atonal homolog 1 has product MSHLRAAAAEWVEGGRDLGAQEQLEQTLLGQEHPGCGFPPAWLGMCCPARVPAAAAASPRYPLPGAAEEEEEEPLEAGGAEQHLGGCRSGPSGKLCKLPGGVPSAEGVSGCGRQRAPSGGLRQQVSGVQKQRRLAANARERRRMHGLNHAFDQLRNVIPSFNNDKKLSKYETLQMAQIYISALAELLHSPAAPADTPGKGEHRAPLHESTGAEAGAAGQGQGQHQKPSSSGHCRTRFPQQPAAGSYSVPLDPLHFSSFQESGLMAQKAPSPALLGQPQERSKPSPRSHRSDGEFSPRSHYSDSDEGS; this is encoded by the coding sequence atgAGCCACCTGCGGGCGGCCGCCGCCGAGTGGGTGGAAGGCGGCAGGGACTTGGGGgcccaggagcagctggagcagactCTCCTCGGGCAGGAGCATCCCGGCTGCGGTTTCCCCCCCGCCTGGCTGGGCATGTGCTGCCCGGCACGCGTCCCcgcagccgccgccgcctcccccagGTACCCGCTGCCCGGAGcagcggaggaggaggaggaggagccgctGGAGGCGGGGGGAGCCGAGCAGCACCTGGGCGGCTGCAGGAGCGGCCCCTCGGGGAAACTGTGCAAGCTGCCAGGGGGCGTCCCGTCGGCGGAGGGGGTGTCGGGCTGCGGCAGGCAGCGCGCCCCGTCCggggggctccggcagcaggtgAGCGGCGTGCAGAAGCAGCGGCGGCTGGCGGCCAATGCCCGGGAGCGGCGGCGGATGCACGGGCTGAACCACGCCTTCGACCAGCTGCGCAATGTCATCCCCTCCTTCAACAACGACAAGAAGCTGTCCAAGTACGAGACCCTGCAGATGGCGCAGATCTACATCAGCGCGCTGGCCGAGCTGCTGCACAGCCCGGCCGCGCCAGCCGACACCCCGGGCAAGGGCGAGCACCGCGCGCCGCTCCACGAGTCAACCGGAGCAGAGGCCGGAGCTGCAGGACAAGGACAGGGGCAGCACCAGAAACCCTCGTCCTCCGGCCACTGCAGGACTCGCTTCCCCCAGCAGCCGGCTGCGGGGAGCTACTCGGTGCCGCTGGACCCTCTGCACTTCTCTTCCTTCCAGGAGAGCGGCCTGATGGCACAGAAAGCTCCCTCTCCGGCCCTCCTCGGGCAGCCGCAAGAAAGGAGCAAACCATCGCCCCGGTCCCACAGGAGCGACGGAGAGTTCTCGCCCCGCTCCCACTACAGTGACTCTGATGAGGGCAGCTAG